A single region of the Eleginops maclovinus isolate JMC-PN-2008 ecotype Puerto Natales chromosome 16, JC_Emac_rtc_rv5, whole genome shotgun sequence genome encodes:
- the aatka gene encoding serine/threonine-protein kinase LMTK1 isoform X2 produces MKIHGVQLLKSSELGRHSLLYLKEIGHGWFGKVLLGEVNAGLSTTQVVVKELKASASVHDQMQFLEEVQPYRTLQHPALLQCLAQCSEVTPYLLVMEFCPLGDLKSYLRSCRVADSETPDPLILQRMACDIASGLLQLHKYNFIHSDLALRNCLLTSEMSVKIGDYGLSHSRYKDDYYITQDQIWVPLRWIAPELIDEVHGNLLVVDQTKSSNIWSLGVTVWELFELGNQPYRHYSDRQVLTYAVKEQQLKLPKPQLQFPLDERWYEVMQFCWLQPELRPSSEEVHLLVTYLCAKGSSEAEEDFEQRWNTLRPNLLSSTSHTVTSTALALTPTPPSADIPSPDQTQAVELASSASSSFPLLEHFSDSFHSDTGDDLLTVTETSHGLNFEYKWEQARAEQPYCSSSTSGQLGQGNPYYQDIYYSSKGSTSEGCKSESLTSGISPSYYEPEHPGVVPVLSAHSPSVSSEYYIRIEEPVECNINLDDSIVDYSPEPMVSSRRLSSENRTGSSMAQPSAYWSTDNNKSSACDSDSSPTVQLTMEPLLRQSSNTSQVKLGNLHNCFSSSQNDTVFSEQSSYKERQPCLSEVETSPKPQSNFLHPEGRLENPRSLSQAVSSPSLGFCDPYLEASTGRSTANDSCHNMIGPLRKTLPIVNHISIDVGTDDGLLVGQHRGDDIEDDLFSEGEATNWTSNHSANNNSLSFDVRQTGSGQDSYLDLQYAGHPNTTESWSLTKATTRTFHSSIACGSLEARGDSGCNAASKCTELGSYIHLWHKERDEAVTLAERNSTAENLRSIESLNSSSIAARGTEGGKMEGKYEKQLLHNGERLYSEPRMIPEACFIKSPSTFKEPQNGQTAALSEKQRGNVWEGVSTGISVGLVDKRLNYPETLESSVALDSGVGVRDSSINLVELGDYSEDDDDDITDITSGIFADFNLDYAEVDEEELSPMKHLEGTPDSADTLNLSSSMVSSSDQAFSPDPFNTPVLPKSLDSGYDTENNESPEFFFKELGDPRGGERSPRLAGEPELVLQVGLGQGVCTSKSTSELQFKGLTDKNPYRDSAYFSDYDAENERSPHEEGRKFFAGPKNCDFPAEKLSSVRVDDFVKRQFNQDNSTNLKHIRHCALVNLSEGNASSHHPLPNPGLSMLSPFPPQMGGCLTKESAPAEDDLGLHTEHSGEDPSSELSYSIGSEASSTVQEASGNHEEGNRRAVDCSPVHSLLSDSTLSDYRDEAHKENENGEGSTEEELPELNHVKEETEDRRERVRINEEDFEDIDAGECDSQDSLCEESNGHVDLSTSSSLLELCGEDVRAPLEEAEDEDDSDDSESDEELRTYNIQDEDSEESDDDFSTVPVIVSDCSRARHLRSLLKMPTLLTQSFCDELERKKKAVSFFDDVTVFLFDQESPTGELVDFAFSTEMETSAQESLEEKNNDSQQQLDPGLEAQSCEPFCVTEKTDGKNSEEGGGYEWEDDLLIEPRPSSPETIPEPKSSPICTSNTPEAPKPAAVALNRFMVSRFSITHVSDPHMGSVTGNIEDSPKH; encoded by the exons TGACCTGGCTTTGAGAAACTGCCTGCTAACTTCTGAAATGTCAGTTAAGATCGGAGACTATGGCCTTTCTCACAGCAGATACAAG GATGATTATTATATAACCCAGGACCAGATTTGGGTGCCCCTGCGCTGGATAGCTCCTGAGCTAATAGACGAAGTCCACGGAAACCTGCTGGTCGTTGACCAAACAAAGTCCAGCAACATATG GTCATTGGGGGTGACTGTGTGGGAGCTGTTTGAGCTGGGAAACCAGCCATACAGACACTACTCTGACAGGCAGGTGCTGACATATGCTGTGAAGGAACAGCAGCTCAAACTACCCAAACCCCAGCTCCAATTCCCCCTGGATGAGCGCTG GTACGAGGTGATGCAGTTCTGCTGGTTACAGCCAGAGTTGAGACCCAGCAGTGAGGAAGTACACCTTCTGGTCACATACCTGTGTGCCAAAGGCTCCAGTGAGGCTGAGGAAGACTTTGAACAACGTTGGAACACCTTAAGACCCAACTTGCTCAGCAGCACCTCCCACACAGTAACATCCACAGCCCTAGCCTTGACACCGACCCCCCCCTCGGCTGACATCCCTAGTCCAGACCAAACTCAAGCGGTGGAGCTGGCCTCCTCTGCCTCATCCTCTTTCCCCCTCCTGGAGCACTTCTCTGACAGTTTCCACTCTGACACAGGGGATGATCTGCTGACCGTGACAGAGACCAGCCATGGTCTGAACTTTGAGTACAAGTGGGAGCAGGCCCGAGCTGAGCAACCCTactgctcctcctccaccagtgGCCAACTTGGCCAGGGGAACCCTTATTACCAAGATATCTACTATTCAAGTAAAGGAAGCACCTCAGAGGGCTGCAAGAGTGAGAGCCTGACCTCAGGCATATCCCCGTCCTATTATGAACCTGAACACCCTGGTGTGGTCCCAGTGTTGAGTGCACACAGCCCGTCTGTCAGCAGTGAGTACTACATTCGCATAGAGGAACCTGTAGAGTGTAACATTAACCTGGATGATAGCATTGTGGACTACAGCCCAGAACCGATGGTGAGCAGCAGAAGGTTGTCTTCCGAGAACAGGACTGGTTCATCCATGGCGCAGCCCAGTGCTTACTGGTCAACTGACAACAACAAATCTTCTGCCTGTGACTCTGATTCAAGCCCCACTGTCCAACTCACCATGGAGCCACTGCTGAGACAGTCATCCAACACCAGCCAAGTAAAGCTAGGCAACTTGCACAACTGCTTCTCATCCAGCCAGAACGACACAGTCTTCTCTGAACAGTCATCGTACAAGGAGCGCCAGCCCTGTCTATCTGAAGTTGAAACATCGCCAAAGCCCCAGTCAAACTTCCTTCATCCAGAGGGGCGTTTAGAAAACCCACGCAGTTTGTCACAAGCGGTCAGCAGCCCCAGCTTAGGGTTCTGCGATCCTTACCTTGAAGCGAGCACAGGTCGGAGCACAGCTAATGACAGCTGCCATAACATGATTGGTCCCCTCAGAAAGACACTACCCATAGTGAACCACATTAGCATTGATGTAGGGACTGACGACGGCCTGCTGGTGGGCCAGCATAGAGGAGACGACATTGAGGATGACCTTTTCTCAGAGGGAGAGGCCACTAACTGGACCTCAAATCATTCAGCAAACAATAATAGCCTGAGCTTTGACGTCAGGCAGACAGGCAGTGGGCAAGACAGCTATCTTGACCTTCAATATGCTGGTCACCCTAACACTACAGAATCATGGTCTTTAACCAAGGCCACCACCAGAACCTTCCACAGCTCCATAGCTTGTGGCTCTTTGGAGGCAAGAGGAGACTCTGGTTGTAACGCTGCTAGCAAGTGCACTGAATTAGGTTCATACATTCACTTATGGCACAAAGAAAGAGACGAAGCTGTCACTCTAGCGGAAAGGAACTCAACTGCAGAAAATCTAAGAAGTATTGAATCTCTTAACAGCTCAAGTATTGCCGCCAGAGGCACAGAGGGTGGGAAAATGGAGGggaaatatgaaaaacaactgTTGCATAATGGAGAGAGACTGTACTCTGAGCCTAGGATGATCCCTGAGGCATGTTTTATAAAGTCCCCATCCACATTCAAAGAGCCACAGAATGGTCAAACAGCAGCCTTGTCAGAGAAGCAGAGAGGTAACGTGTGGGAGGGGGTTTCAACAGGAATCTCTGTTGGTCTAGTAGACAAGAGACTAAACTATCCAGAGACATTGGAAAGTAGCGTAGCGTTGGACAGTGGAGTGGGGGTCCGAGACTCCAGTATTAACTTGGTTGAGCTTGGTGACTACagtgaggatgatgatgatgacatcACAGATATTACCTCGGGGATCTTTGCTGACTTTAACCTGGATTATGCTGAAGTAGACGAGGAAGAACTAAGCCCAATGAAGCATTTAGAGGGAACTCCTGACTCTGCAGACACACTTAACCTGTCCTCGTCGATGGTAAGCTCCAGTGATCAGGCCTTCAGCCCCGATCCCTTCAATACCCCTGTCCTACCCAAATCCCTAGACAGCGGCTATGACACAGAGAACAACGAATCTCCAGAGTTTTTCTTCAAAGAGCTTGGAGATCCCCGTGGGGGTGAGAGAAGTCCCAGGCTCGCTGGAGAACCTGAACTTGTTCTGCAGGTTGGTTTGGGCCAAGGGGTCTGCACTTCTAAAAGCACCTCAGAGCTACAGTTTAAGGGCCTGACTGATAAGAACCCATACAGGGACTCAGCCTATTTCTCTGACTATGATGCTGAAAATGAAAGGAGCCCTCATGAGGAAGGCCGTAAGTTCTTTGCAGGTCCAAAAAACTGTGACTTTCCCGCTGAAAAATTGAGCTCCGTAAGAGTTGATGATTTTGTCAAAAGGCAATTTAACCAGGACAACTCGACAAACCTGAAACACATCAGGCATTGTGCACTGGTGAATCTCTCAGAGGGGAATGCTAGTTCACATCATCCCCTCCCTAACCCTGGTTTGTCAATGCTGTCACCATTTCCTCCGCAGATGGGTGGTTGCCTGACTAAAGAGTCTGCCCCTGCAGAGGATGACCTAGGGTTGCATACAGAGCACTCAGGAGAAGATCCTTCCTCAGAGCTTAGCTACTCCATCGGTTCTGAAGCCTCTTCCACTGTCCAGGAAGCCTCGGGAAACCACGAAGAGGGGAACAGAAGAGCAGTAGATTGTTCCCCTGTTCATTCTTTGCTTTCCGACTCCACTTTGTCTGACTACAGAGATGAGGCccacaaagaaaatgaaaacggTGAGGGATCCACGGAGGAAGAGCTGCCTGAACTCAATCATGTCAAGGAAGAGACGGAGGACAGAAGGGAGCGTGTGAGGATAAATGAAGAAGATTTTGAAGACATAGACGCAGGGGAATGTGACTCACAGGACAGCTTATGTGAAGAATCCAATGGCCATGTTGACCTGTCCACTTCCTCGTCATTGTTGGAGTTGTGCGGAGAAGATGTGAGGGCTCCgctggaggaggcagaggatgAAGATGACTCAGATGACAGTGAGTCTGATGAAGAGTTGAGGACCTATAACATCCAAGATGAAGACAGTGAGGAGAGTGATGATGATTTCAGCACAGTGCCAGTAATAGTAAGTGACTGCAGCAGGGCACGACATCTCCGCAGCCTCCTGAAAATGCCCACCCTGCTCACCCAGTCCTTCTGTGATGAgttggagaggaagaaaaaagctGTGTCCTTTTTTGACGATGTCACAGTGTTCCTTTTTGACCAG GAAAGCCCCACGGGAGAGCTGGTTGACTTCGCCTTCTCTACAGAAATGGAGACCAGTGCACAGGAATCtttagaggaaaaaaacaatgactccCAGCAACAACTCGACCCTGGACTTGAAGCTCAATCCTGTGAACCATTCTGTGTTACTGAAAAAACTGATGGAAAGAACTCAGAAGAGG GTGGGGGATATGAATGGGAAGATGACCTCTTGATTGAGCCCCGCCCGTCCTCACCTGAGACCATCCCTGAGCCCAAGTCCTCACCCATATGCACTTCCAACACTCCTGAGGCTCCCAAACCTGCAGCTGTAGCACTTAACCGTTTTATGGTCTCTCGATTCTCTATCACACATGTGTCGGACCCCCACATGGGCTCAGTAACAG GGAACATTGAAGATAGCCCAAAACATTGA